TTGTAGTTAATCTGCCAGATTTCGCCCAAGTTTTTACCGAAACCTTTCGCCAGTGAACTGGCTTTTTGCCGCGCATCATTAATCGCTTCTAAGCGCGCTTGTTGCTGATATTCTGCTTCATTGCTGACTTTAAGCTCGACGCTGTCGATCTGATTGATCCCTGCATTGAGCGCCAGATCTAAATAGTTGTTGAGCGCCGAGAGATCGTCCACTTGCACCGTGATGCTGCGTGAAGCGCGATAGCCAATAAGTTCAGGCTTAGCATTGTTTGGATAGTGATACTGCGGGGCAAGATAAAGATTGGAGCTGCGAATACTCTCTTTACCGATGCCGGCTTTATTGAGGCTATTGAGGAAAGTATCGACTGTACTATCAACCGACTGCTTGGCCGACTCCGCCGTCATGCTGGATTCAACCACTTTGACAGAAAACACCGCACTATCGGGAATCGCAACCACTTCACCATAGCCCGTCGTCGAGAGGTGGGCAAAATTCAGCGTATTGGCCAAGGCTGGCGTGCTGGTGATAAGCGCACTAACAAGCAGATAAGGAGAGAACCGTTTCATTTATCAAACCTTCTATTATCAGACACTTCTGATAATAGAAGGTTTGGCCAATTAACCAATATCTGGCGATGATTTCTTACACAATTTTGACGCGCTCAGCACATCTCTACTGCGGAAGATGGGACTGAGCATAGCTGATAATCGCTTGGGAGATTTCTTGCAAAATCCCCGTTTCCAATTGCCAATGATGCCAGTAAATACGGTTGGAGAGCAGAAAACCCGGAGTAATATCCACCAGTTCGCCCGCGGTTAACTCTCTTTCAATTTGCAATTTTGGGATCAAACAATAGGCGATTCCCGATACGGCTAATCGAACAAACGCCTCAGAACTGCCCACGTTATGGTTGATTACGCTATCTCTGGCAATATTGAAGTGATCCGAAAGAAACTTGCGATGTAAATCATCGTACTGATCGTAGGAAACCGCAGGCGCTTTGCTGAGCGTCTGGTAGTTCACGCCCTGCTGGAAATAGCGGCGAACAAAATCCGGGCTGGCCACACACACATAGTCCATTCGGCCTAAATAATCGGCTCGACACCCCGTAATTGGCTGAGATTCCAAACTGATCGCACCAGCTACTTCGCCACTTTTCAGCTTTTCAATCGAGCGCGACTCACCATAGATAGCCAAATTGAGCTCCACTTGTCGTTGCGTCATCACCTCTTTCAGCGCGGGCAAGAGCCAAGTCGCAAGGCTGTCAGCGTTAGTGGCCAGTGCCAACTGCACCGGTCTTGATACATCGTCGTTCATCAGTTCGGGAATCAATTCATGCTCAAGCAGGCGAATACGTCGATATAAGCCAATTAATT
The Vibrio navarrensis DNA segment above includes these coding regions:
- a CDS encoding oxidative stress defense protein, whose protein sequence is MKRFSPYLLVSALITSTPALANTLNFAHLSTTGYGEVVAIPDSAVFSVKVVESSMTAESAKQSVDSTVDTFLNSLNKAGIGKESIRSSNLYLAPQYHYPNNAKPELIGYRASRSITVQVDDLSALNNYLDLALNAGINQIDSVELKVSNEAEYQQQARLEAINDARQKASSLAKGFGKNLGEIWQINYNQPNVQPVLMRSMAMDAKAESNSYQDSSLIIRDQVDVIYQLAE
- a CDS encoding LysR family transcriptional regulator ArgP, coding for MRGLDYKWIEALNAVVTQGGFERAAEELFISQSAISQRVKQLEKFLAQPVLIREQPPKATPVGKKLIGLYRRIRLLEHELIPELMNDDVSRPVQLALATNADSLATWLLPALKEVMTQRQVELNLAIYGESRSIEKLKSGEVAGAISLESQPITGCRADYLGRMDYVCVASPDFVRRYFQQGVNYQTLSKAPAVSYDQYDDLHRKFLSDHFNIARDSVINHNVGSSEAFVRLAVSGIAYCLIPKLQIERELTAGELVDITPGFLLSNRIYWHHWQLETGILQEISQAIISYAQSHLPQ